In one window of Dissulfuribacter thermophilus DNA:
- a CDS encoding FmdB family zinc ribbon protein, which translates to MPIYEYLCETCGKVGEYLVFSGEAELKCKFCSSSSLKKLLSPSAKYSGRPSKGLPGHGDTGCCGSRIGEASNCNGPGSCCGRA; encoded by the coding sequence ATGCCAATATATGAATATCTCTGTGAGACCTGTGGTAAGGTAGGAGAATATCTCGTATTTTCTGGAGAAGCTGAATTAAAGTGCAAATTTTGTAGTTCTAGCTCTCTAAAGAAGCTTTTGTCTCCTAGTGCCAAATATTCAGGGCGCCCCTCTAAAGGTTTACCAGGCCATGGAGATACAGGTTGTTGTGGTTCTAGGATAGGGGAGGCCTCAAATTGTAATGGCCCTGGATCATGTTGCGGAAGGGCCTGA
- a CDS encoding N-acyl homoserine lactonase family protein yields the protein MAETPIYKIHPIVVGTKIFDKGMMTYQYDYGKEYTIPIYSWYIEGGDKRILVDTGLIGVIQSEDRERAIGGKIYTFEEGLSLYGLTPKDIDIVIHTHLHNDHCENDFKCINAVFYAHELEFESAYNPHPLDFRYMADFIQEIDEAGQMVHIKEEEYEVVPGIKMIHTPAHTKGGMSVLVNTEKGIAGISGFCTIMENFYPPNEIKAMEMDAIPPGTNINPYEAYDQVIRLREMVDIILPLHEPRFASMDVIPA from the coding sequence CACCCTATTGTCGTGGGAACAAAGATCTTTGATAAAGGCATGATGACATACCAGTACGATTATGGGAAGGAATATACGATACCAATCTACTCTTGGTATATAGAAGGAGGAGATAAAAGGATTCTTGTTGATACTGGTCTCATAGGTGTGATTCAATCTGAAGACAGAGAAAGGGCCATTGGTGGTAAAATCTATACTTTTGAAGAGGGGCTTTCCCTTTACGGCCTCACACCAAAGGATATCGACATAGTAATACATACCCATCTTCATAACGATCATTGCGAAAATGATTTTAAGTGCATAAATGCCGTCTTTTATGCACATGAACTCGAGTTTGAGTCTGCCTACAATCCTCATCCATTGGATTTTAGGTACATGGCTGACTTCATACAGGAGATTGATGAAGCAGGTCAGATGGTACACATAAAAGAGGAAGAATATGAAGTTGTACCAGGTATAAAGATGATTCACACCCCTGCTCACACAAAGGGAGGCATGAGCGTCTTGGTCAATACTGAGAAGGGAATCGCTGGCATAAGCGGTTTCTGTACAATTATGGAAAATTTCTATCCGCCCAATGAGATAAAGGCCATGGAGATGGATGCCATTCCACCAGGAACAAACATAAATCCTTATGAGGCCTATGATCAGGTTATACGGCTTCGTGAAATGGTCGATATTATTCTGCCTCTTCACGAACCTAGATTTGCATCAATGGATGTTATACCGGCGTAA
- a CDS encoding NifB/NifX family molybdenum-iron cluster-binding protein, translating to MKLAMPIENGMLSGHFGHAPQFAFIEIDEASPSVPTDLQLETPPPHEPGVLPRWLKEMEVTHVICGGIGARAVELLESSGIKVLAGVKERDPAKIVQEFVEGRISGVTGPTCDHGHHGHGGGCSK from the coding sequence ATGAAATTAGCTATGCCAATTGAAAACGGGATGTTATCAGGACATTTTGGACATGCTCCTCAATTTGCATTTATTGAAATTGATGAGGCATCTCCGTCTGTGCCCACAGATTTACAGTTGGAAACACCACCGCCTCATGAACCAGGGGTACTTCCAAGGTGGTTAAAGGAGATGGAGGTCACGCACGTTATATGCGGTGGTATTGGAGCAAGGGCAGTGGAATTACTGGAGTCTTCTGGGATAAAGGTGCTAGCTGGGGTAAAGGAAAGAGATCCTGCCAAGATCGTTCAGGAATTTGTTGAAGGACGTATCTCAGGAGTAACTGGCCCAACCTGTGATCATGGGCATCATGGCCATGGAGGCGGCTGTAGCAAATAA